The Mycobacterium sp. EPa45 genomic interval GATTGTCGTTTCCGGCGTTCGTCACATGGTTCGGTCAAGTGGAGATAGGTCAGACGTCCCGCTGGTCCCAACGCGTTATCGAACTGGCCGGTGATGATCCGGGGATGGGCGCCGGTTTTGGTCTCGGGTCACCGCTTGCGGCAGCGATCGCCTTCCGCGGAGTGTCCAGGTGGTGGATGGGGCGGCCTGATTGGCGCGAGGACTTCCGTGACGCCGTCGCAATGGCTGAGCAGCTCGATCCGGTGACTGTTGGGTTCGTCCTGGCCTGGACGTATGGCGTCGCAATCCTCTATGGGGTGGTGCAATCCGATGACACCGCCGTTGAGGTGAGTCAGGCAGCGGTCGAGGCCGCCGAACGTCTCGGCAACGACAACGGGGAGTTCGTCTGGGGAGTGGCTTTGTCATATCGGGGGAGCGACGCCGACCGCCGGCGCGGACTGGAGATGATGGAGAAAGCGCTCGCGATGTTTCGCGTTCGCGTCCCGTCCTTGGTCCCGATCACCACGCTGGTGGCTGCCCGGGAAAGGGCGCGCTTCGGCGATCCCGATGCTGCTCTGCCGTCCATGCGCGCGGCCTTGGACATCTTGTACCGCGAAGACCGCTGGGGGTGGCTCATCGCCGGATTGGGCATTCTGGTGGAAACGCTCGTCGAGCGTTCCTCCGACGGTGATCTCACCGAAGCCGAGGAAGCTGTCAAGGTCTTGGAAGCCTCTCGTCCGCAACATGACTCAGCGATCCTCGACATCACGATCCTGCGCCTGCGCACGATGCTGGTCAAAGCCCGCGGTGACGAATCCACGTACCGACTGATGGCGAATAACTACCTTGCGAGGGCGACATCGCTTGGCTTTGAAGGGCATATCGCATGGGCCGAGGCGATGGTGTCAGCGTGCTGAGCATCCAGTTCGGGGAGTTGCCACGCACGTGGGCTTCGGCCACCGACATCATGAATCGCCGCATGCCTCCGTCGTTGCGCCTCAAGGTCCCGACGACCGTGTGGTCGTCTCCGCGGTCGTCCAAAGACTCCTCGATGTCGGCGGTCAGCATCGGTTGCGGGCTGCATTCGATGAATGTGCGGTAACCTCGGCCGTACGACCATTGCACCGCGTCTTCGAACAGCACCGATTGCCGCAGATTGGCAAACCAGTACTCGCCGTTGAGGATTGATGTGTCCACGGCGGCGCCGGTGACCGTCGAGATGAACGTGACGTCAGTCGGCTGCGGCTGGACCTCGGCGAGCGAGTCACGCAGCATCTCACGGAGATCCTCCATATCGAGTGAATGCGGGGCGTAACCGACCGGAATCCGGGTGGCCGGCAGTTGCTCACGTCGACACAGGGCCACCAAATCGTCCAGCGCCGCGCGGTTTCCGGTGACATCGGTTGACGACGGGCCGTTTCGCCCGGCGATGGACAGGACGCCCTCCCAGGGCCGGATCAGGTCGCATACGAGGTCAACCGATCGAGCGATCGACACCATGCCGCCTGTGCCCCGCATGGTGGTGACCGCCTTGCTCCGCGCGCACACCACTCGGGCGGCGTCTCGCAGGGACAGAGCTCCGGCGGTGTAGGCCGCCGCGATCTCGCCGTGTGAATGTCCGATAACGGCGTCGGGCTCGATCCCGAGTGCGCGCCACTGCGCGGCCAGGGAGACCATCACCGCGAACAGAAGCGGCTGCACCACTTCGTCGTCGTCGATGCTCGGCGAACCGGGGTCCCCGACCAATACGCCGACCAGTGACCAGTCGATGAACTCGGCGAAGGCCGCATCACATCGGCGCATCTGAACGGCGAACGGCTTCGCGGTGGTCAGCAACTCGACGGCCATGCCCACCCACTCAGATCCCTGCCCCGGAAAGACGAACACCCTTCGTCCTGTCCGTCTGGCTCGGCCGGTGATGACGGTCGGCGACGGTGTGCCGGAGGCGAGCGCCCTCAACCCGCTCAACAGCTCACCCCGGTTCGCTCCCACGATCACGGCGCGGTGCCCGAATGATGTCCCGGTGTTCGCCAATGAATACGCAACATCGCCTGGATCGGTGTCGGGCTGTTCATCGAGGAGCCGCACCAGCGCAGCGGCTTGGCCGGCCAAGGCCGCCGCCGACTTCGCGGACAAGGCCCACGGCGTGATGCCGGCAGTCATGACGATTTCCTCTCGCAAGCCGCGCTGGTGGTGTGTGACGTGACTCCGGCCCGTCCCCGCCGCAGGCCGGAGTCCCGGTAGGACGATCATCGTCGCGCCGGGTAGGAGAGCCTGCAGTACTGCACTACTGAAATTCGGCGCGACGTCAGGTGAGCAGTGCGGCAAGCTTTTCCCGGCTGTTGGTTCCGGTTTTGCCCATTGCCCGATGAACATGGCTTTCGACCGTGCGGACCGACAGGTACAGACGCTCGGCTATGGCACGGTTGGACAAACCCTGGCGGATCAACATGACGATCTCGCGTTCGCGTTCGGTGAACGGCAGCGGCTCGGCGGTCTGGCGCAATGCGAGGGTGACCAATCCACCGCAGCGCTGGGCCAAGGCGGCGGCACGGGTTGAGCCACTCAGAGCCGACCCGCGCTGGTCGTGCCGGCGATGAGTCAGGGCGGCGTGCGCAGCGGCGTCGGCCGCGGCGACCAAGTCGCCGAGCTCCTCGAAGGCCTCCGACACCGACATCAGTTCGTGCGCGTCGCCGTCGCGCAACGCCGCGGCGAAGCGGGCCGCCACACCGACTCGCGGTCCTTCGACGATCCCGGCGAGCGCGTGCAGCCGGGGCGCACTGCCGCGGTCACCGAACTGCGTGGCCGTTTGCAGGCACAGCACTTCGGCGGCGAATTGGCCTTTGTTGCAGGCTCGTTCGGCGGCGGCCGATGCGATCGCGATCGCTTCGCTGACGGCACCCTGGCTTGCGACCACCCAGGCGCGCGCCAGGCTCACCTCGTAGTCCAGTGACCGGAAGGGTCGTCGTACACCGTCGAGTGCAGCGAGCGCCGCGGCCGCCTCGGCGGAATCGCCGTGCATTGCCAGCGCGTTCACGCGCACGACGTTGTAGCGATACCCCCAGCCCATGCCATGGCCGGCAGCCGACAAGCCGAGCGCGGCCTGCCCCAGCAGCCGGCAGGCGACGTCGAGTTTTCCGGCGCCCAGTTCGGCGCGGCCGGCCACCGCAGCGCCGAGCAGTTGAGCTTCCCCGGGCAGATCGGCGGCTTGCCTGCCGACTTCCTCGGCGATCTCACCGGCTTCGGTGATCCGGCCGGCGAGCAGGAGCGCCGTCAGATGAGCGTCAGCGATGTTGAAGCGCATCTGCGGAGCGTCGAATCGGCGCGTGGCGGCCCGGTATCCGGCACCGGCGTGGGCCTCAGCGTCCGTGACCTGCCCCGCCTCACCTGAAACAACTGTCAACGCCCACGCGATCTCGGCCCCGACGACCGGCGGTAAGTCGTCGTGCACGAGTTCATCTGCGGCTTCCAGCGCGGAGACCGGGTTGTCCGTGGCGAACCGATGCACCACACGAAAGGCGTCGAGATAGCTGCGCGCTTCGGTAGTCGTGACATCGGCCTGGCTCTCGACGATCTCGATCGCGCGGGCTGGGTCGCCGAGCGCCCACAGGAGGTTGCTCCCGCGATGAAAGGCCAGCCTGGCCCGATCGACATCGGTGAGCTCGCCGGCGGCCATGGCATCCAGCACAGCGTCGGCCTCGGCGCCGCGGGATAGCCACGAAAGGGCATGCGCACGGGCGAAATTCGCCTCCGGGCCGGCTCCCGCAGCCAATGCCGCCCCGGCAAGCCGGTCCGCCAGCGGCAGATCAGCCAGCCACACCGCGCCGTTGGCGGCGCGAACCAGCAGGTCCGCGTCGGGTGCGAGATCGGACTCCACGCTCAGCGTGGCTCTCTTCACCACCGCCCGAATGTCGTCGGAATCCTCGAGGCCGGCCAATTCGTCGGCGACCAATCCACGCAGCCGCCGCAGCCGGGTCACGGACGCCCGTCGGCGGCGTACTTCGCTGTAGATCGGATGGGCGACTCGCGCTTGCACACTGGTGCCCGTTGCCTCCAGCGAGATCAGGCCACGGGTTTCGGCCTCTTCGATCGCCGCCGGATCGGCTATGCGCGCCAAGATCGGCAATTCCATTGGTTCGGCGACAGCCAGGACGTCGATCACGTCGCCGACCGGGGCCGGCAATGCGCCGATTCGGGACTCGACCAAGCCGATCAGGTCGGGCGGCAGGACCGGGTCGCCGGCCCACAACCAAGTGTCACCGTGCTGTGCGAGCCGGCCGTCGGCGACCTCCTGCTCGACGATGTTGCGCAGATACAACGAGTTGCCGTGCGTCAGCTTCCAAAGACGTTGTGCTGAAGCGGGTTCGACGTGGCCAGACAGGACCGCCGTGAGCAGGGCGGTGGTCTCGTCGAGGGACAGTGGCACAACCTCCAGTCGCTCGAACCGGCCTGTCGTCCAGATCTCCTGAAGCGCAGTGGGAACCGGTTCGCGGTCCCGGATCGTCAGGATGACCTTCGCCGCGCTGCGTTGCACGAGCTGATGCAGGACGAACACGGAGAGATCGTCGAGCAGCTGCGCATCGTCGACAGCCACGACCACATCCGCGGAGGAACGCGTGGCCGTCAACGACTCGATCACACCTCGCACCAGCTGAACGGTCTCGGTGGCGCCGCGCTGGGTCCAGGCGGTGAACGCGCCCAACGGAATCGACCGCGCCGACGACGCGCCGACGACCCACCGACCCTCGAATCCCCGCGCTTCGGCAGCGCTCAGCGCCTCCCGGGCGATCCGGCTCTTGCCGACCCCCGCCTCGCCGGAGACGACGACTCCCGCCACCTCCGGAGTCGCGATCGCGGACGCGACGGTTTTCATCTCCCCGGTGCGGCCAATCAACGGCCATGATAAGCGCACGTCAGAAGCCTAATAGCGGCAATCGTCAATTGACGAGAAATCCACCCAAAGATGTCGGGGTCCGCGGAACACCTGGTTTCGCCGATATGGCGGAGGGTCGACGACAAGGCGTGGCGTTGATCTCCAGCCGGGCCAGCGGCCCGCCGAAACAGGTGTGGATACCACTGCCAAAGCCGAGGTGCTCGTTGTCCTTTCGCGTCGGATCGAACCGATCGGGACTGTCGAAACGGCGGGGGTCGCGATTGGCTGCAGCCCAGACCAGGAACACCGCTGACCCCGCGGGGATGCGGGTTCCGCCGATCTCGATGTCCGCGGTGGCCCAACGGCTCGGGAAGAACTGCACAGCGCCTTGAAGGCGTTGCACCTCCTCGACAGTGCCCGGAATGAGCTCGGGATTGTTGCGCACCAGTTCCCAGGAGCCTTGATTGCGCAGCAGTGTCATCACGCAGTTGCTGATGGTGTTGACCGTGGAGTCGTGGCCCGCCACCAGGAGTAACTGTGCGTTGGATTCTGCCTCGGCTTTCGACACCGGACCGTCCGGTCCGTCGTCGTGCAATGCCGCCGACAGCAAGCCGGGCGCAGGTTCGCGGCTGAGGCTCTCGACCAGATCGTGGACGTACGAGCTCAACTCGACCATGCTCGAGGCGGCTTTCGCCGTCGCGGCACGGCCCTCGTCGGTGTCGCGCTCCGGTCCCACATCGGCGCCTTGCATGAAGTCGGTGACCCATCCGTGGAACTTGGGCTCGTCGGCCATCGGCACGCCCAGCACCCGAAAGATCACCGACACCGGGATCGGGTAGGAGAAGTCGTCGACGACGTCCATCCGGGTGCCCCCACGTGCCTTGACCTTGTCAAGCAGTTCGTTGGCCAGATCGGCGATCATCGTCGCCATGCCGGGAATCAGGTCGGGCGTGTGTGGCGGCCCGAAATGGCGCATGAACTGCCTGCGCATCCTGTCGTGGTCGGGTGGGTCGGAGACCAACATGCTCGAATCGCGTGCCTGAGCGGCTTCTTCGGGCTCGAGGTGGGCCTGCTTCTCGCCGAATAGGCCGGACGGACTGCGGCTGATATCTGAGCTGACCCGCGGATCATGGGCGAGCGCAACGGCTTCGGGGTAACCCGTCACCACGTAGGTCTTCTCCGACACCTTGGCAACGGGCGTCGTGCGCAATTCGTCGAAGAAGGGGTACGGGTTTGCGCGGTTCTCGAACTTCATCGCCTCGGCCCAGGCGGTTGCGGCATCCATGGCGGTCTCCTTAAGCGCGCGGGCGGAACTGGGCGCTGCGGTCGGTGGGATCGTGTCCGGTCAGCACCACATCGGGATTACCCGCGGGCTCACGTGGATCGGGGAAGCGGGCCGGCATCGGTTCGGCGTCTTCGGGCCGGTCGAAGCCCGGCGGCGGCGGGGGAAATGGCGCCGACTTCTCGATCAGCGAGGCGTAGTACGGCAACCATTTTCCGTGGTTGAAGGTGACCGCGCCGACGATTCGGCCGCGCTTGCCGTATGCGGCGGCGAACCGGCGCTCCGCCGGCGAACCCTGCGTGAACACGATCTCGTCGCCGAACGAGCAAACCCCGACGCTTTTGATGTTCACCCCGAATTGCCCCGACCAGAAGGACGGCAGCGGCAGGTGGGGACGACGGCCCACTTCCAGGTGAATCATGTTGTTGGCCGCCACCTCGGCGCCGAAAACTGCGTTGTCCCAATGCTCTTGGGACAGAAACTCGTACCCGTAAAGCACGTGTGGCGCGCGGGCGACGTCGCCGGCCACGAAGATGTGATCGGTCACGACCCCGTTGATGTCGAATGCCCGGCAGCCGGCATCGCACGCCACGCCCCACTGGCCGGCCGCCAGACCCGCATCGTCGAGCCACTCCACGTTGCGAATCGAGCCGAGCGAGGCCACCACCACGTCGACGTCGAGAGCCGTGCCATCGGACAGATGTGCCCGGC includes:
- a CDS encoding LuxR family transcriptional regulator, which translates into the protein MRLSWPLIGRTGEMKTVASAIATPEVAGVVVSGEAGVGKSRIAREALSAAEARGFEGRWVVGASSARSIPLGAFTAWTQRGATETVQLVRGVIESLTATRSSADVVVAVDDAQLLDDLSVFVLHQLVQRSAAKVILTIRDREPVPTALQEIWTTGRFERLEVVPLSLDETTALLTAVLSGHVEPASAQRLWKLTHGNSLYLRNIVEQEVADGRLAQHGDTWLWAGDPVLPPDLIGLVESRIGALPAPVGDVIDVLAVAEPMELPILARIADPAAIEEAETRGLISLEATGTSVQARVAHPIYSEVRRRRASVTRLRRLRGLVADELAGLEDSDDIRAVVKRATLSVESDLAPDADLLVRAANGAVWLADLPLADRLAGAALAAGAGPEANFARAHALSWLSRGAEADAVLDAMAAGELTDVDRARLAFHRGSNLLWALGDPARAIEIVESQADVTTTEARSYLDAFRVVHRFATDNPVSALEAADELVHDDLPPVVGAEIAWALTVVSGEAGQVTDAEAHAGAGYRAATRRFDAPQMRFNIADAHLTALLLAGRITEAGEIAEEVGRQAADLPGEAQLLGAAVAGRAELGAGKLDVACRLLGQAALGLSAAGHGMGWGYRYNVVRVNALAMHGDSAEAAAALAALDGVRRPFRSLDYEVSLARAWVVASQGAVSEAIAIASAAAERACNKGQFAAEVLCLQTATQFGDRGSAPRLHALAGIVEGPRVGVAARFAAALRDGDAHELMSVSEAFEELGDLVAAADAAAHAALTHRRHDQRGSALSGSTRAAALAQRCGGLVTLALRQTAEPLPFTEREREIVMLIRQGLSNRAIAERLYLSVRTVESHVHRAMGKTGTNSREKLAALLT
- a CDS encoding cytochrome P450 → MDAATAWAEAMKFENRANPYPFFDELRTTPVAKVSEKTYVVTGYPEAVALAHDPRVSSDISRSPSGLFGEKQAHLEPEEAAQARDSSMLVSDPPDHDRMRRQFMRHFGPPHTPDLIPGMATMIADLANELLDKVKARGGTRMDVVDDFSYPIPVSVIFRVLGVPMADEPKFHGWVTDFMQGADVGPERDTDEGRAATAKAASSMVELSSYVHDLVESLSREPAPGLLSAALHDDGPDGPVSKAEAESNAQLLLVAGHDSTVNTISNCVMTLLRNQGSWELVRNNPELIPGTVEEVQRLQGAVQFFPSRWATADIEIGGTRIPAGSAVFLVWAAANRDPRRFDSPDRFDPTRKDNEHLGFGSGIHTCFGGPLARLEINATPCRRPSAISAKPGVPRTPTSLGGFLVN